In the Aromatoleum bremense genome, one interval contains:
- a CDS encoding YgaP family membrane protein — MNLTVNQFVRIFAGAFVLISLALGAEASPLFVSANFLWFTAFVGANLFQSGFTGICPLETILRKFGVRDAVACR; from the coding sequence ATGAACCTGACCGTCAACCAGTTCGTCCGCATCTTCGCTGGTGCCTTTGTGCTGATCTCGCTCGCGCTCGGTGCCGAAGCCTCGCCGCTGTTCGTCAGCGCGAATTTCCTGTGGTTCACCGCCTTCGTCGGAGCGAACCTGTTCCAGAGCGGCTTCACCGGCATCTGCCCGCTGGAAACCATCCTTCGCAAGTTCGGCGTCAGGGACGCGGTCGCCTGCCGGTGA
- a CDS encoding disulfide bond formation protein B, with the protein MQAFAFSSRALFLGLFAVCAGLLGFGLYLQHAVGLEPCPMCIMQRYAFVAIALTALVAGLHAPRRSGTRAYAAVILLLALAGGGVALRQTWMQLYPPEFAECGPDLEFMLGSFPLADALPMIFQGAGDCSKVDWAFLGLSIANWSLVCLTLVAVFAIAMMARKRGG; encoded by the coding sequence ATGCAAGCTTTCGCCTTTTCCTCCCGCGCGCTGTTCCTCGGCCTCTTCGCGGTATGCGCCGGGCTGCTCGGCTTCGGCCTGTACCTGCAGCACGCCGTCGGGCTCGAACCCTGCCCGATGTGCATCATGCAGCGCTATGCCTTCGTCGCGATCGCGCTGACGGCGCTGGTCGCCGGGCTGCATGCGCCGCGACGCAGCGGCACGCGCGCCTACGCGGCCGTGATCCTGCTGCTGGCGCTCGCCGGAGGCGGCGTGGCGCTGCGCCAGACGTGGATGCAGCTCTACCCGCCGGAATTCGCCGAATGCGGGCCCGACCTCGAATTCATGCTCGGCAGCTTTCCGCTGGCCGATGCGCTGCCGATGATCTTCCAGGGGGCCGGCGATTGCTCGAAAGTCGACTGGGCTTTCCTCGGCCTGTCGATCGCGAACTGGTCGCTGGTATGCCTGACGCTCGTCGCGGTGTTCGCGATCGCGATGATGGCGCGCAAACGCGGCGGCTGA
- a CDS encoding methyl-accepting chemotaxis protein produces MKPKALSIRAALIALSLVVLAMLLAVGGIGLRSVTSLEGSVTSSYEAAAAARRQVEADVLRGTIRSDVLAALLAAEQSDYAAIEEAGRRLHANVGALEEAFAGNAGQELGPAVGAAIESMRPALERYATNAKRIVGKLVGDYDNITLLQIEFMKDFSALETEMNGLAARIEAEAASTRAAAHDTMRFSQWAIAAAVLLAALLTATLCTLTYRHIVPPLSALARTANGIRASGDLTLRAPSAGDNEIGHAVEAFNDLLENLQGIVRDVRASGSRIAERSARLVDVSGIALDTSSSQNEAAGAMAATVEELTVSIRQISEHAREVASAATESGRLSRDGVSVAGDASDAIQRISAAVSSAAASITALGKDAEAISSIVQAIKDIADQTNLLALNAAIEAARAGEQGRGFAVVADEVRKLAERTTQSTQEIIGIVTQIQSGTRNTVSSMEDGVERVKSGVGLAQAAGEAIRQVADVAGSAARAVGEITHALDEQNTAGQDIARNVEQVADMASRNHAAAVESASHARELAELSRALEGSVGRFKV; encoded by the coding sequence ATGAAACCGAAGGCTCTATCGATAAGGGCGGCGTTGATTGCGCTGTCGCTGGTGGTGCTGGCGATGCTGCTCGCAGTGGGCGGAATCGGATTGCGCAGCGTCACGAGCCTGGAAGGATCGGTCACGAGCAGTTACGAAGCCGCAGCGGCCGCGCGGCGGCAGGTGGAAGCCGACGTGCTGCGCGGCACGATTCGCAGCGATGTCCTCGCCGCGTTGCTAGCCGCCGAACAGAGCGATTACGCGGCGATCGAGGAGGCCGGCCGCCGGCTGCATGCCAACGTTGGCGCGCTCGAAGAAGCGTTCGCCGGCAACGCCGGGCAGGAACTCGGCCCGGCAGTCGGGGCCGCAATCGAGTCGATGCGCCCAGCGCTCGAGCGCTACGCGACGAACGCCAAGCGGATCGTCGGCAAGCTGGTCGGCGACTACGACAACATCACTTTGCTGCAGATCGAATTCATGAAGGACTTCAGCGCGCTCGAGACCGAGATGAACGGGCTCGCCGCCCGCATCGAGGCCGAAGCCGCCAGCACGCGCGCCGCCGCGCACGACACGATGCGGTTCAGCCAGTGGGCGATCGCCGCCGCAGTGCTCCTGGCGGCGTTGTTGACCGCAACGCTGTGCACGTTGACCTATCGCCACATCGTCCCGCCGCTGAGCGCGCTCGCGCGTACGGCAAACGGCATCCGCGCAAGCGGCGATCTGACGCTGCGCGCGCCGTCGGCCGGCGACAACGAAATCGGGCATGCGGTCGAAGCCTTCAATGACCTGCTCGAAAACCTGCAGGGCATCGTCCGCGACGTGCGCGCGAGCGGCAGCCGCATCGCCGAGCGCAGCGCACGCCTCGTCGATGTTTCGGGCATCGCGCTCGACACGAGTTCCAGCCAGAACGAGGCGGCCGGCGCGATGGCCGCGACGGTCGAAGAGCTCACCGTGAGCATTCGCCAGATCTCCGAGCATGCGCGCGAAGTGGCGAGCGCGGCGACCGAGTCCGGGCGCCTGTCGCGCGACGGCGTATCGGTCGCGGGCGACGCGTCGGACGCGATCCAGCGCATTTCGGCGGCAGTCAGCAGTGCCGCGGCGTCGATCACGGCCCTCGGCAAGGACGCGGAGGCGATTTCGAGCATCGTCCAGGCGATCAAGGACATCGCCGACCAGACCAACCTGTTGGCCCTCAACGCCGCAATCGAAGCGGCGCGCGCCGGCGAACAGGGGCGGGGATTCGCCGTCGTGGCCGACGAGGTGCGCAAACTGGCCGAACGCACGACCCAGTCCACGCAGGAGATCATCGGCATCGTCACGCAGATCCAGAGCGGCACGCGGAACACCGTCAGCAGCATGGAAGACGGGGTCGAACGAGTGAAAAGCGGCGTCGGACTGGCTCAGGCCGCGGGCGAAGCGATACGCCAGGTCGCCGACGTCGCGGGCAGCGCCGCGCGGGCAGTGGGCGAGATCACGCACGCCCTCGACGAACAGAACACCGCCGGCCAAGACATCGCGCGCAACGTCGAGCAAGTCGCGGACATGGCCTCGCGCAACCACGCCGCGGCGGTCGAATCCGCCAGCCATGCACGGGAACTCGCGGAACTGTCGCGCGCGCTGGAAGGGTCCGTCGGGCGCTTCAAGGTCTGA
- a CDS encoding FMN-dependent NADH-azoreductase, with translation MNILQVNSSARSDASNSTRVANSIVERLRASHPGAAVVVRSLAHNPHPVLDEAALGALFTPANKRTPEQAARVALDDALIAEIQAADAVVIGVPMYNFGVPAQLKHWIDAITRVKVTFRYTANGPEGLLKGKKVYVAFARGGRYRDTAADSQVPYLKTILGFLGMTDVHFIFAEGLAMGADAEQQAFAEAERDIEAALA, from the coding sequence ATGAACATCCTGCAAGTCAATTCGAGCGCCCGCAGCGACGCCTCCAACTCCACCCGCGTCGCGAACAGCATCGTCGAGCGGCTGCGCGCGTCGCACCCGGGCGCCGCGGTCGTCGTTCGCAGCCTCGCGCACAACCCGCATCCGGTGCTCGACGAAGCGGCGCTCGGCGCGCTGTTCACGCCGGCCAACAAGCGCACGCCCGAGCAGGCGGCTCGCGTCGCGCTTGACGACGCGCTGATCGCCGAGATCCAGGCCGCCGACGCCGTCGTCATCGGCGTGCCGATGTACAACTTCGGCGTGCCGGCGCAACTGAAGCACTGGATCGACGCAATCACGCGAGTGAAGGTCACGTTCCGCTACACCGCGAACGGTCCCGAAGGCCTGCTGAAGGGCAAGAAGGTGTACGTCGCGTTCGCCCGCGGCGGCCGCTATCGCGACACCGCGGCCGATTCGCAAGTGCCGTATCTGAAGACGATCCTCGGTTTCCTCGGCATGACCGACGTGCATTTCATCTTCGCCGAAGGGCTCGCGATGGGCGCCGACGCCGAACAGCAGGCTTTCGCCGAAGCCGAGCGCGATATCGAGGCGGCGCTCGCCTGA
- a CDS encoding IS110 family transposase — protein sequence MNVSKSVLGVDIAKRVFQLHWIDRETGEIVSLQLKREQFLEHFANRQPCLIGMEACGGAQHWARQLTALGHRVKLMPAKAVKPFVTGNKNDRHDARAIWTAVQQPHVKAVAIKTEEQQAILALHRMRSQLVKFRTAQINGLRGLLTEYGEVMAQGKAAVSKGITQALARLSDRLPAMVIDTLREQWARIEKMDAEIATIERRIKDWLKQDAACRRIAEIPGVGPLTATAAVAIMGDAKAFKSGREFAAFAGLVPRQTGTGGRIKLLGISKRGDTYLRTLLIHGARAVLTTAKDPGAWVTELRQRRPLNVAVVALANKMARTIWALLAHERTYQREFVSQPA from the coding sequence ATGAATGTTAGCAAAAGCGTGCTCGGCGTCGATATCGCCAAGCGGGTGTTCCAGTTGCACTGGATCGACAGGGAGACCGGAGAGATCGTGAGTCTGCAGCTCAAGCGCGAGCAGTTTCTCGAGCACTTTGCCAACCGGCAGCCGTGCCTGATCGGCATGGAGGCCTGCGGCGGGGCGCAGCACTGGGCGCGCCAGCTCACGGCGCTGGGGCACCGGGTCAAGCTCATGCCGGCCAAGGCGGTCAAGCCCTTCGTGACGGGCAACAAGAACGACCGGCACGATGCGCGGGCGATCTGGACGGCGGTGCAGCAACCGCACGTCAAGGCCGTCGCGATCAAGACCGAGGAACAGCAGGCGATCCTGGCCCTGCACCGGATGCGTAGCCAGCTGGTCAAGTTCCGCACCGCCCAGATCAACGGCCTGCGGGGCTTGCTGACCGAATACGGCGAAGTGATGGCGCAGGGCAAAGCAGCCGTCAGCAAGGGCATCACGCAAGCCCTGGCACGGCTGTCGGATCGGTTGCCGGCGATGGTCATCGACACCCTGCGCGAGCAGTGGGCCCGCATCGAGAAGATGGATGCCGAGATCGCCACCATCGAGCGGCGCATCAAGGACTGGCTCAAGCAAGACGCCGCCTGCCGGCGGATTGCCGAGATTCCCGGCGTGGGGCCGCTGACCGCCACCGCGGCGGTCGCCATCATGGGTGATGCCAAGGCGTTCAAGTCCGGGCGGGAGTTCGCCGCTTTCGCAGGACTGGTGCCACGACAGACGGGCACGGGCGGGCGCATCAAGCTCCTGGGCATCAGCAAGCGCGGTGACACCTATCTTCGAACGCTGCTGATCCACGGCGCCCGGGCGGTCCTGACAACCGCGAAGGATCCGGGCGCGTGGGTGACCGAATTACGCCAGCGCCGACCGCTGAACGTCGCGGTGGTGGCCTTGGCCAACAAGATGGCGCGCACGATCTGGGCCCTTCTTGCCCATGAGCGGACGTACCAGAGGGAGTTTGTGAGTCAGCCGGCATGA
- a CDS encoding pirin family protein: MPTELHEATAEHVTQSRAVERLVAGQATSDGAGVKLTRVLAQPLQRRLDPFLMLDAFGNENPDDYLAGFPDHPHRGFETVTYMIAGRMRHRDSAGHEGLLENGGVQWMTAGRGVIHSEMPEQEEGVMEGFQLWLNLPARDKLCEPWYRDFAAAELPRFTTADGIEVRVIAGASHGIAGAVTRDTTAPLYLDVHLPAGTRFAQTLPPAHNAFLYVYRGEVAVGGTAVAEQRMAILANAPQADGVVVEAGAAPARMLLIAGRPLNEPIAQYGPFVMNTQDEIHAALADYRDGRFAAR, translated from the coding sequence ATGCCTACCGAACTCCATGAAGCGACCGCCGAACACGTCACACAGAGCCGCGCCGTCGAGCGCCTCGTTGCCGGACAGGCGACGTCCGATGGTGCCGGCGTGAAGCTGACCCGTGTGCTGGCACAGCCGCTGCAGCGTCGCCTCGATCCGTTCCTGATGCTCGATGCGTTCGGCAACGAGAACCCCGATGATTACCTCGCCGGTTTCCCCGACCATCCGCATCGCGGCTTCGAGACCGTGACCTACATGATCGCCGGACGCATGCGCCACCGCGACAGCGCGGGCCACGAAGGGCTGCTCGAGAACGGCGGCGTGCAGTGGATGACCGCCGGCCGTGGCGTGATCCACTCCGAAATGCCGGAGCAGGAAGAGGGCGTCATGGAGGGCTTCCAGCTGTGGCTGAACCTGCCGGCGCGCGACAAGCTCTGCGAGCCGTGGTACCGCGACTTCGCCGCCGCCGAACTGCCGCGGTTCACGACGGCGGACGGCATCGAGGTTCGCGTGATCGCCGGCGCGAGCCACGGCATCGCCGGTGCGGTGACACGTGACACGACCGCGCCGCTGTACCTCGACGTCCACCTGCCGGCCGGGACGCGCTTCGCCCAGACGCTGCCGCCGGCGCACAACGCGTTCCTGTACGTTTATCGCGGCGAGGTCGCGGTCGGTGGCACGGCGGTCGCCGAACAGCGCATGGCGATCCTCGCCAACGCGCCGCAGGCCGACGGCGTCGTCGTCGAGGCGGGCGCGGCGCCCGCGCGCATGCTGCTGATCGCCGGTCGGCCGCTGAACGAGCCGATCGCGCAGTACGGCCCGTTCGTCATGAACACGCAGGACGAGATCCACGCGGCGCTCGCCGACTACCGCGACGGGCGCTTCGCGGCACGCTGA
- the ybiB gene encoding DNA-binding protein YbiB, giving the protein MTYAPIIKEIGRGAKGARSLDRPLAEALFGDILDGKVPDLELGAMLIALRIKSESLDELLGFKRAMDVRCPQIMVPPGPRCVVLPTYNGARRQANLMPLVALLVAREGVPVLIQGRHDFESRVSPFELLAALDIVPAANADDAARALADRHLACLTLPQLLPGLDRLLSLRLRLGVRGSGHTMAKLIDPCVGRSVRVVAVTHPEYLERMHEFLLVDGGRAMLMRGTEGEAYANPRRRPAMEAFREGVASLAWPAEGGGAPPLEGVADAPGIVANAVLIRAMLAGNVATPQPILDQVAALVQLARED; this is encoded by the coding sequence ATGACCTACGCCCCGATCATCAAGGAAATCGGACGCGGCGCCAAGGGCGCGCGCTCCCTCGACAGGCCGCTGGCCGAAGCGCTGTTCGGCGACATTCTCGACGGCAAGGTGCCGGACCTCGAACTCGGCGCGATGCTGATCGCGCTGCGGATCAAGAGCGAGTCGCTCGACGAGCTGCTCGGCTTCAAGCGCGCGATGGATGTGCGCTGCCCGCAGATCATGGTGCCGCCCGGCCCGCGCTGCGTCGTGCTGCCGACCTACAACGGCGCACGTCGCCAGGCGAACCTGATGCCGCTCGTCGCGCTGCTCGTCGCGCGCGAAGGCGTGCCGGTGCTGATCCAGGGGCGGCACGACTTCGAGTCGCGCGTCAGCCCGTTCGAGCTCCTCGCCGCGCTCGACATCGTCCCGGCGGCGAACGCCGACGACGCGGCCCGCGCGCTCGCCGACCGCCACCTCGCGTGCCTGACGCTGCCGCAGCTGCTGCCCGGCCTCGATCGCCTGCTCAGCCTGCGGCTACGCCTCGGCGTGCGTGGCAGCGGCCACACGATGGCGAAGCTGATCGACCCGTGCGTCGGCCGCAGCGTGCGCGTCGTCGCGGTCACGCACCCCGAATATCTCGAACGGATGCACGAATTCCTGCTCGTCGATGGCGGCCGGGCGATGCTGATGCGCGGCACCGAAGGCGAAGCTTACGCGAATCCGCGCCGGCGTCCGGCGATGGAAGCGTTCCGTGAAGGCGTCGCCAGCCTCGCGTGGCCGGCCGAAGGCGGTGGCGCGCCGCCGCTCGAAGGAGTCGCCGACGCGCCCGGCATCGTCGCCAATGCGGTGCTGATCCGCGCGATGCTCGCCGGCAACGTCGCGACGCCGCAGCCCATCCTCGACCAGGTTGCGGCGCTCGTGCAGCTCGCGCGGGAAGACTGA
- a CDS encoding 2-hydroxy-3-oxopropionate reductase yields MEVGFIGLGLMGRPMALNLIRAGHRVHVWSRRRESMQPLLDAGAGDCASAADAASRAEVVISMVADAPDVEQVALGPQGVADGARPGLIFVDMSTIAPAAAQAIAARLQERDIAMLDAPVSGGEVGAINATLTIMVGGDAAAFERVKPLFEAMGKTVSLIGASGAGQVAKACNQILTGVGVAAVAEAMNFAHRSGVDAAKVREALLGGFAYSRILENHGQRMLDRNFKPGFKAWMHQKDMRIVMEEAHRLGLALPSAAATAQMFNAMVGSGLGDDDSVAMLKLLERMSGGETGQEGK; encoded by the coding sequence ATGGAAGTCGGATTTATCGGACTCGGCCTGATGGGCCGTCCCATGGCGCTGAACCTGATTCGCGCCGGTCACCGCGTGCACGTCTGGAGCCGGCGCCGCGAATCGATGCAGCCGCTGCTCGACGCCGGCGCGGGCGACTGCGCGAGCGCGGCGGACGCGGCGTCGCGCGCCGAGGTCGTCATCAGCATGGTCGCCGATGCGCCCGACGTCGAGCAGGTCGCGCTCGGCCCGCAGGGCGTCGCCGACGGCGCTCGGCCGGGACTGATCTTCGTCGACATGAGCACGATCGCGCCGGCCGCCGCGCAGGCGATCGCGGCGCGCCTGCAGGAGCGCGACATCGCGATGCTCGATGCGCCGGTGTCCGGCGGCGAAGTCGGCGCGATCAACGCGACGCTGACGATCATGGTCGGCGGCGACGCCGCGGCGTTCGAGCGGGTGAAGCCGCTGTTCGAGGCGATGGGCAAGACGGTGTCGCTGATCGGTGCGAGCGGTGCCGGGCAGGTCGCGAAAGCGTGCAACCAGATCCTCACCGGCGTCGGCGTCGCGGCGGTCGCCGAAGCGATGAACTTCGCGCACAGGAGCGGCGTCGATGCGGCGAAGGTGCGCGAAGCGCTGCTCGGCGGCTTCGCGTATTCGCGCATCCTCGAAAACCACGGCCAGCGGATGCTGGACCGCAACTTCAAGCCCGGCTTCAAGGCGTGGATGCACCAGAAGGACATGCGCATCGTCATGGAAGAGGCGCACCGCCTCGGCCTCGCGCTGCCGTCGGCGGCGGCGACCGCGCAGATGTTCAACGCGATGGTCGGCAGCGGGCTCGGCGACGACGACTCGGTCGCGATGCTGAAGCTCCTCGAACGCATGAGCGGCGGCGAGACCGGGCAGGAGGGGAAATGA
- a CDS encoding NAD(P)-dependent oxidoreductase, producing the protein MDVGFVGLGVMGLPMARHLQHAGHRLHLWARRPQSVAPFAGSDAVVHDSPAALAAATDVAFSVVTGSADVERLALGADGLIHGARPGWVQVDMSTIAPASARRIAAALEARGAAMLDAPVSGGAQGAQDATLAIMVGGSADVLERLRPLLTCLGRTIVHVGDSGAGQVAKACNQMIMVAAIEACAEAMHLANAHGVDLAAVRSALLGGSAASRVLEVMGERMVRRDFTAGIESRLHHKDFGILMDEAARLGAPLPIAAQVWQQLNALMAGGGGRDDTSSLLRVLEASTTEQSARS; encoded by the coding sequence ATGGATGTCGGCTTCGTCGGCCTCGGCGTGATGGGCCTGCCGATGGCGCGGCATCTGCAGCATGCCGGCCATCGCCTGCACCTGTGGGCGCGGCGACCGCAGAGTGTCGCGCCGTTCGCGGGCAGCGATGCGGTGGTGCACGACAGTCCGGCTGCGCTCGCTGCGGCGACCGACGTCGCGTTCTCGGTCGTCACCGGGAGCGCGGACGTCGAACGGCTCGCGCTCGGTGCGGACGGCCTGATCCACGGCGCGCGCCCCGGCTGGGTGCAGGTCGACATGAGCACGATCGCTCCGGCCAGCGCGCGCCGCATCGCGGCAGCCCTCGAGGCGCGCGGCGCGGCGATGCTCGATGCGCCGGTGTCCGGTGGCGCACAGGGGGCGCAGGACGCGACGCTCGCGATCATGGTCGGCGGCAGCGCCGACGTGCTCGAACGGCTGCGCCCGCTGCTCACGTGCCTCGGGCGGACGATCGTGCATGTCGGCGACAGCGGTGCCGGCCAGGTTGCGAAAGCGTGCAACCAGATGATCATGGTCGCCGCGATCGAGGCCTGCGCTGAAGCGATGCACCTGGCGAACGCGCACGGTGTCGACCTCGCGGCGGTGCGCAGCGCGCTGCTCGGCGGCTCGGCGGCGTCGCGGGTGCTGGAAGTGATGGGCGAGCGGATGGTGCGGCGCGACTTCACCGCCGGCATCGAGTCGCGCCTGCATCACAAGGATTTCGGCATCCTCATGGACGAGGCGGCGAGGCTCGGCGCGCCGCTGCCGATCGCCGCGCAGGTGTGGCAGCAGTTGAACGCGCTGATGGCGGGCGGCGGCGGGCGGGACGACACGTCGAGTTTGTTGCGCGTGCTGGAAGCGAGCACCACCGAGCAGAGCGCACGATCGTAG
- a CDS encoding class II aldolase/adducin family protein translates to MSPPDAHGADLRAELLATALATSAARLNTGSSGNASVRTRGGMLITPSGLAPESCSADDMVVVAADGTPTGRLAPSSEWRLHHDLYALRPEAGAIIHAHAPFATALACQRLEIPPFHYMIARFGGPTVRCAAYATFGTQALSDNISVAMEGRSACLMANHGMLVFGRNLANALALALEFESLCEQYWRTRQLGEPVLLSDEEMQEAVERFRWYGRPAEQQP, encoded by the coding sequence ATGAGCCCGCCGGATGCCCACGGCGCCGACCTGCGCGCCGAACTGCTCGCGACCGCGCTGGCGACGAGTGCCGCGCGCCTGAACACCGGCAGCTCCGGCAATGCGAGCGTGCGCACGCGCGGCGGCATGCTGATCACGCCGAGCGGGCTGGCGCCCGAATCATGCAGCGCCGACGACATGGTCGTCGTCGCCGCCGACGGCACGCCGACCGGCCGCCTCGCACCATCGAGCGAATGGCGGCTGCATCACGACCTCTACGCGCTGCGGCCGGAAGCCGGCGCGATCATCCACGCCCACGCGCCGTTCGCGACGGCGCTGGCGTGCCAGCGGCTCGAGATCCCGCCGTTCCACTACATGATCGCGCGCTTCGGCGGCCCTACCGTGCGCTGCGCCGCGTACGCGACGTTCGGCACGCAGGCGCTGTCGGACAACATCTCGGTGGCGATGGAAGGACGCAGCGCGTGCCTGATGGCGAACCACGGCATGCTCGTGTTCGGCCGCAACCTCGCCAACGCGCTCGCGCTCGCGCTCGAGTTCGAGAGCCTGTGCGAGCAATACTGGCGCACGCGGCAGCTCGGCGAACCGGTGCTGCTGTCGGACGAAGAGATGCAAGAAGCCGTCGAGCGCTTCCGCTGGTACGGCAGGCCGGCGGAACAGCAGCCGTAG
- the mtnA gene encoding S-methyl-5-thioribose-1-phosphate isomerase → MRVMPTLPIFTQPVPTLARDGDAIVVLDQTRLPYRSEQRRLATLAEVATAIHSMQVRGAPLIGATAAFGVAIALGGDASDAQLDIALRTLAATRPTAVNLHWALGRMAARLRPLPASARLDAAWAEAETIRAGDAATCAAIGAHGVALLEAVVARRNGPVRVMTHCNAGWLATCGAGTALAPVYAAHACGIAVHVWVSETRPRNQGLLTAWELREAGVPHSVIADNAAGILLARGEVDLVITGADRVAANGDSANKVGTYLKALAAREHGVPFHIAAPLSTIDFACPDGAAIPIEDRGPAEVRSVQGVASDGSVQDVALVPDTTGAANPAFDVTPARLITSIVTERGSSAPGRLRDLFPEAP, encoded by the coding sequence ATGCGCGTCATGCCTACCCTTCCGATCTTCACTCAACCCGTGCCGACGCTGGCCCGCGACGGCGACGCGATCGTGGTCCTCGACCAGACGCGGCTGCCATACCGCAGCGAACAGCGCCGGCTGGCCACCCTCGCCGAGGTCGCCACCGCGATCCATTCGATGCAGGTGCGCGGCGCGCCGCTGATCGGCGCGACCGCCGCGTTCGGCGTCGCGATCGCGCTGGGCGGCGACGCCAGCGACGCGCAGCTCGACATTGCGCTGAGGACGCTCGCCGCGACGCGCCCGACCGCCGTGAACCTGCACTGGGCGCTCGGCCGCATGGCGGCGCGGCTGCGCCCGCTGCCCGCCTCGGCGCGGCTCGACGCGGCGTGGGCCGAAGCCGAAACGATCCGGGCCGGCGACGCCGCGACCTGTGCCGCGATCGGTGCCCACGGCGTCGCACTGCTCGAAGCCGTCGTCGCGCGGCGCAACGGGCCGGTACGCGTCATGACCCACTGCAATGCCGGCTGGCTCGCGACCTGCGGCGCCGGCACCGCGCTCGCGCCGGTCTACGCGGCCCATGCGTGCGGCATCGCAGTGCATGTATGGGTCAGCGAGACGCGGCCGCGCAACCAGGGGCTGCTGACCGCCTGGGAACTGCGCGAAGCGGGCGTGCCGCACAGCGTGATCGCGGACAATGCCGCGGGAATCCTGCTCGCGCGCGGCGAAGTCGACCTCGTGATCACCGGCGCCGACCGCGTCGCGGCGAACGGCGACTCGGCGAACAAGGTCGGGACGTACCTGAAAGCGCTCGCGGCGCGCGAACACGGCGTGCCGTTCCATATCGCCGCGCCGCTGTCGACGATCGATTTCGCCTGCCCGGACGGCGCCGCGATCCCGATCGAAGACCGCGGCCCGGCCGAAGTGCGCAGCGTGCAGGGCGTCGCATCCGACGGCAGCGTGCAGGACGTCGCGCTCGTGCCGGACACCACCGGCGCCGCGAACCCGGCGTTCGACGTGACGCCGGCCCGCCTGATCACGAGCATCGTCACCGAGCGCGGATCGAGCGCGCCGGGACGACTGCGCGACCTGTTCCCGGAGGCGCCATGA
- a CDS encoding pyridoxal phosphate-dependent aminotransferase codes for MPTFPARIDSRLPDVGTTIFTVMSRLAQECGAINLSQGFPDFNAEDVLFERVAHWMRAGFNQYAPMAGVAPLREAIAHKVAALYGTAYDPETEITVTAGATQALFTAVAALVHPGDEVIVFEPVYDSYAPAIELQGGRVVRLQLAAPGYRPDWDAVAAAITPRTRMIMINSPHNPTATVWSADDLARLAALTRGTGIVVVSDEVYEHIVFDGRRHESCARDAELAARSVIVSSFGKTYHITGWKVGYVVAPRELMAEFRKVHQFNVFTVNTPVQLALADYMADASRHEGLAAFYQAKRDFFRAALSGSRFELLPSAGTYFQLARYRAICDEPDTAFVERLTRDSGVAAIPVSAFFADGRDERVIRFCFAKNEATLAAACERLCRV; via the coding sequence ATGCCCACTTTCCCCGCCCGCATCGACTCCCGCCTGCCGGATGTCGGCACGACGATCTTTACGGTGATGTCCCGGCTCGCGCAGGAATGCGGCGCGATCAACCTGTCGCAGGGCTTCCCCGACTTCAACGCCGAGGACGTGCTGTTCGAGCGCGTCGCGCACTGGATGCGCGCCGGATTCAACCAGTACGCGCCGATGGCAGGGGTCGCGCCGCTGCGCGAGGCGATCGCGCACAAGGTCGCGGCGCTGTACGGCACCGCGTACGACCCGGAAACCGAGATCACGGTCACTGCCGGGGCGACGCAGGCGCTCTTCACTGCGGTCGCGGCGCTCGTGCATCCGGGCGACGAGGTCATCGTGTTCGAGCCGGTGTACGACTCGTACGCGCCGGCGATCGAACTGCAGGGCGGACGCGTCGTGCGGCTGCAGCTTGCCGCCCCCGGCTACCGGCCCGACTGGGACGCGGTCGCCGCCGCGATCACGCCGCGCACGCGGATGATCATGATCAACAGCCCGCACAACCCGACCGCGACAGTGTGGTCGGCCGACGACTTGGCGCGGCTGGCGGCGCTGACGCGCGGCACCGGCATCGTCGTCGTGTCCGACGAGGTCTATGAGCACATCGTCTTCGACGGCAGGCGGCACGAGAGCTGCGCGCGCGACGCCGAACTCGCTGCGCGCAGCGTCATCGTGTCGAGCTTCGGCAAGACGTATCACATCACCGGCTGGAAAGTCGGCTACGTCGTCGCGCCGCGCGAGTTGATGGCCGAGTTCCGCAAGGTGCACCAGTTCAACGTGTTCACCGTCAACACGCCGGTGCAGCTCGCGCTCGCCGACTATATGGCCGACGCATCGCGACACGAAGGGCTCGCAGCGTTCTATCAGGCCAAGCGCGATTTCTTCCGCGCCGCGCTCAGCGGCTCGCGCTTCGAACTGCTGCCGTCGGCCGGCACGTATTTCCAGCTCGCCCGTTATCGCGCCATCTGCGACGAGCCCGACACCGCTTTCGTCGAACGCCTGACGCGCGACAGCGGCGTCGCCGCGATTCCGGTCTCCGCGTTCTTCGCCGACGGTCGCGACGAGCGCGTGATCCGCTTCTGTTTCGCCAAGAACGAGGCGACGCTCGCCGCGGCCTGCGAGCGGCTGTGCCGGGTGTAG